One part of the Halictus rubicundus isolate RS-2024b unplaced genomic scaffold, iyHalRubi1_principal scaffold0338, whole genome shotgun sequence genome encodes these proteins:
- the LOC143364213 gene encoding uncharacterized protein LOC143364213, giving the protein MQVRPLCVAELESAERVVIKTTQNHAFGTDLHELKSGRSPHKNSPLLSLRPFLDEHGILRVGGRLQNAPLDYSQKHPIIIPSSGALAVLLVRREHLRLLHAGCQQTLASLHSQYWLISGRRVTRKVLRSCIKCFKSNPHCSQPQMGNLPADRVTPARAFATCGVDYAGPFLLVDRGRARTVRKAYICLFVCLVTKAVHIELAVDLSTDAFLNCFHRFVSRRGKCRAIYSDNGTNFVGARNELRELGILLSSRSHNDRLTEELAQQHIEWRFIPPRAPHFGGLWERCVRSVKTHMKRVIGEQKLTFEELYTILIQIEACLNSRPLHPLSSDPADLNPLTPGHFLVGEALTAIPQADLGHIPENRLNRFQLMQQLSQHFWKRWQRDYLHGLQQRQKWRLGSPDAPTIGAMVLIKEDNLPPMKWALGRILEVHPGQDGIVRVVSIRTATGTLKRPTTKICLLPSAEDTSV; this is encoded by the coding sequence ATGCAAGTGCGCCCCTTGTGCGTGGCTGAGCTTGAGTCGGCTGAACGCGTAGTCATCAAAACCACGCAGAATCACGCTTTCGGCACGGACTTACATGAATTGAAGTCGGGACGATCCCCGCACAAAAATAGTCCATTGTTGTCGCTGCGGCCCTTTCTTGATGAACACGGAATCCTTAGGGTGGGCGGACGTCTCCAGAACGCCCCCTTAGACTACTCTCAGAAGCACCCGATCATAATTCCAAGCTCAGGTGCATTGGCAGTTTTATTAGTAAGACGCGAGCACCTGCGTTTGTTGCACGCCGGGTGCCAACAAACCCTCGCGTCCCTGCATTCACAATATTGGTTGATCTCCGGTAGGCGTGTTACTAGAAAGGTCCTGAGGAGCTGCATAAAATGTTTCAAATCAAACCCTCATTGTTCACAGCCGCAAATGGGCAATTTACCTGCCGACCGCGTCACCCCGGCACGCGCCTTTGCTACCTGCGGAGTAGACTACGCCGGTCCCTTTCTTCTAGTCGATCGCGGACGCGCCCGTACGGTCAGGAAGGCCTACATTTGTTTGTTCGTGTGCCTGGTGACCAAGGCGGTTCACATTGAATTAGCTGTAGATCTGTCGACCGACGCTTTCTTGAATTGCTTCCACCGGTTCGTTTCGCGCCGTGGTAAATGCCGTGCCATCTACTCCGACAATGGCACAAATTTTGTTGGCGCGCGTAATGAATTGCGGGAACTCGGCATTCTGCTATCCTCACGCTCGCACAACGATAGGCTTACGGAAGAATTGGCTCAACAGCACATAGAATGGCGCTTCATTCCCCCCCGTGCTCCACACTTTGGAGGACTGTGGGAGCGATGCGTCAGATCAGTAAAGACGCATATGAAGCGCGTCATAGGTGAGCAGAAGCTTACATTTGAGGAGTTGTATACGATCCTAATACAAATTGAAGCATGCCTCAACTCCCGACCACTACATCCTTTGTCTTCCGATCCAGCCGATCTAAATCCTCTCACGCCCGGCCACTTCCTCGTGGGAGAGGCGTTGACAGCCATTCCACAGGCCGACCTTGGCCACATACCGGAAAATCGTCTTAACAGATTTCAGTTGATGCAGCAACTCTCGCAGCATTTTTGGAAGCGGTGGCAGCGGGATTACCTCCACGGCCTACAACAGCGCCAGAAATGGAGGCTTGGATCCCCTGACGCTCCAACGATCGGAGCAATGGTCCTCATCAAGGAGGACAACCTGCCACCCATGAAGTGGGCCTTGGGGCGCATCCTAGAGGTACATCCTGGCCAAGATGGAATTGTCCGCGTGGTTTCCATCCGTACCGCCACCGGAACCCTCAAAAGGCCCACCACCAAGATTTGTTTGTTACCAAGTGCTGAGGACACTTCCGTTTAG
- the LOC143364214 gene encoding uncharacterized protein LOC143364214, whose protein sequence is MPNESSEAIRDLVNYMQLHIRSLQALGRSWEDIANDLLTSIVISRMGKDTRKTWERTLADTQMPKINDIFKFLHMSSHQCKDYESVSNINPTQYSSPIKPQYNNRAKANNRWHNKRPSPPSSPMSNRRQVFVTEQRSPSCDICKTGNHAAFQCKTFLDGSVEKRIELARKAKLCLNCLKPGHSHDTCYGGRCKKCNAPHNTRLHRERKHERSNPETNAETTQTNES, encoded by the coding sequence ATGCCAAACGAGTCATCCGAGGCGATCCGAGATCTAGTGAATTACATGCAATTACACATAAGATCGCTACAAGCCTTAGGTCGAAGTTGGGAGGATATTGCAAACGATCTCCTTACGAGCATCGTCATTTCGCGCATGGGCAAGGATACCAGGAAAACGTGGGAACGCACGTTAGCCGATACCCAAATGCCCAAAATTAacgacattttcaaatttttacacatGTCATCGCATCAGTGTAAGGATTATGAATCAGTATCGAACATAAATCCGACGCAATATTCCTCACCCATTAAACCGCAATATAATAATCGCGCCAAGGCCAATAACCGCTGGCACAATAAACGTCCGTCTCCACCGTCGTCGCCAATGTCGAATCGTCGGCAAGTTTTCGTAACCGAGCAGCGATCACCATCATGTGATATCTGCAAGACGGGAAATCACGCGGCTTTCCAATGCAAAACATTTTTagacggatcggttgaaaaacGCATCGAACTAGCACGCAAGGCTAAGCTATGCCTAAATTGCCTGAAACCGGGTCATTCGCATGATACCTGCTACGGGGGCAGGTGCAAAAAATGCAACGCGCCGCACAATACGCGACTGCATCGGGAGCGTAAACACGAACGGTCAAATCCCGAAACAAACGCAGAAACCACACAGACCAACGAATCCTGA
- the LOC143364215 gene encoding uncharacterized protein LOC143364215 — MDLDKNPVECRTLLDTRSNANFITESLVKKLRLPTREQSVTIEALNELNTVTNRLVKAKIASRQNNFIRTLEFFVIPRIAGQLPDCQIDRTRVQIPHNIKLADLHFHKPAPVDMLIESPANSEGFYLPHHAVIKPSSSTTKVRVVFDGSAKSSSGVSLNDALLTGPTIQDDIFGLLLRFRMHPFVLTGDIEKMYRQFLVREEDRPYQRILWRNAQNEISTFQLNTVTFGLSSAPYLATRCLQQLADDESQNYKAASEVIKRDIYVDDLLTGAATYRDAIKLRDQIITLLNKGELNIRQWVSNDPQLLSGLTDDQIHPKFFGDATVKTLGVAWDPRNDTIHYSVNINSPNSPTKRAILSTIAKIFDPLGLLGPVTVTAKIIMQRLWQLKIDWDESLPMNVQNEWQNYRNNLKLLEKVKFNRHITQRSVKSIELHGFCDASERAYGASIYIRTINQSGKIKTQLLCAKSRVAPLKTISLARLELCGANLLATLYCSVRESLTHTISKTTFWTDSTIVLHWLAKSPSTLKTFVANRVAEIQDRVTETRPFTNIGVDYCGPFFIKERKFRNRAKIKVYVAVFICFSTKAIHLEVVSDMTTEAFVAALKRFIARRGICKNIYSDNGTNFVGANNDLTELSRVLREDKRVRRFLEDKEISWHFMPALSPHFGGLWEAAVKSFKHHLKRVVGDELFTYEQFATFVTEIEAILNSRPLTPLSSDPNDPQALTPGHFLIGSAMTSLPEVNFNETSSNRLSKWQHIQKVKHDFWIRWSKEYINHLNVRAKWTKGSHEMNKGTIVILKDDHLPPSHWSLGRIVEVHPGQDDIIRAVTVKTVNGLCKPPLHPGPFGNFRHDKVDYLIMAADTVCLCYGAVAQDVRERLGDSSAFPTARIHKRGGPIHHNPVPCGVCSELQSC; from the exons ATGGATCTAGACAAAAACCCTGTCGAGTGCAGAACTTTGCTAGATACCCGTTCAAACGCGAATTTTATCACCGAAAGTTTGGTCAAAAAATTAAGATTACCAACGCGCGAACAAAGTGTAACGATCGAGGCGCTAAATGAGTTAAACACGGTAACGAATCGGCTTGTCAAGGCGAAGATAGCTTCGAGACAAAATAACTTCATCCGCACATTGGAATTCTTTGTGATACCACGAATCGCGGGCCAATTGCCCGATTGTCAAATCGATCGCACAAGGGTACAAATACCACACAATataaaattggcagatcttcacTTCCACAAACCGGCACCAGTCGACATGCTGATCG AATCACCTGCAAATTCAGAGGGATTCTACCTACCGCATCACGCCGTCATCAAACCCTCCAGCTCAACCACAAAGGTTCGAGTTGTATTCGATGGATCGGCAAAATCAAGTTCGGGAGTGTCACTTAATGACGCGCTTTTGACCGGTCCTACAATACAGGACGATATCTTCGGTCTGTTATTACGCTTCCGAATGCATCCGTTTGTGCTTACCGGCGATATCGAGAAAATGTACCGGCAATTTCTCGTCCGAGAAGAAGACAGACCGTACCAAAGAATTCTTTGGCGAAACgcgcaaaacgaaatttcaacctTTCAACTAAACACAGTCACATTTGGTCTGTCTTCCGCGCCTTATCTAGCCACACGATGTCTGCAGCAACTCGCAGACGATGAATCGCAAAATTATAAAGCGGCATCCGAAGTCATTAAAAGGGACATCTATGTGGATGATCTCTTGACCGGTGCCGCCACATACCGCGACGCCATCAAATTACGCGATCAAATCATCACTTTGTTAAACAAAGGGGAACTAAACATCCGTCAGTGGGTCTCGAATGATCCACAATTGTTATCCGGTCTTACAGACGACCAGATACACCCAAAATTCTTCGGGGACGCGACCGTCAAAACTTTGGGAGTAGCCTGGGATCCGCGCAACGACACTATTCACTACTCAGTCAACATAAATTCGCCAAACTCACCTACGAAACGAGCAATTCTGTCGACTATCGCAAAAATATTTGACCCCTTGGGTCTTCTCGGTCCAGTAACCGTCACAGCAAAAATTATCATGCAACGCCTGTGGCAATTAAAGATTGACTGGGACGAATCGCTGCCCATGAATGTACAAAACGAGTGGCAAAACTATCGCAACAATCTCAAATTATTGGAAAAGGTCAAATTCAACAGACATATAACGCAACGCTCCGTAAAAAGCATCGAATTACATGGATTTTGCGATGCTAGTGAACGCGCTTACGGAGCTAGTATTTACATTCGCACCATCAACCAGTCCGGAAAAATCAAAACGCAGCTGCTTTGCGCAAAATCTAGAGTCGCGCCGTTAAAAACCATCAGTCTAGCTCGTCTTGAGCTCTGCGGAGCGAACCTACTCGCGACATTATATTGCTCAGTGCGGGAATCACTCACGCACACCATATCCAAAACAACGTTCTGGACCGATTCGACTATCGTTCTGCATTGGTTAGCCAAATCACCTAGCACCTTGAAAACTTTCGTGGCGAATCGCGTCGCGGAAATACAAG ACAGAGTCACCGAAACTCGACCATTCACCAACATCGGGGTGGATTACTGCGGCCCATTTTTTATTAAGGAACGCAAATTCCGTAATCGCGCTAAAATAAAGGTCTATGTGGCCGTTTTTATATGTTTCTCCACTAAGGCCATACACCTCGAGGTGGTTAGCGATATGACCACCGAAGCCTTCGTCGCTGCATTGAAACGTTTTATCGCGCGCCGCGGAATATGCAAAAACATATATTCCGACAATGGTACCAATTTCGTCGGTGCCAATAATGACTTGACCGAGCTCTCCAGAGTCCTGCGCGAGGATAAAagagttcgtcgatttcttgaGGACAAAGAGATCTCGTGGCACTTCATGCCAGCTTTGTCGCCACATTTCGGCGGGCTCTGGGAGGCTGCGGTCAAGTCATTCAAACATCATCTGAAACGCGTAGTCGGCGATGAACTTTTCACCTACGAGCAATTCGCAACATTTGTAACGGAAATCGAGGCAATCCTTAATTCCCGCCCGTTGACTCCACTCTCGTCCGATCCCAACGATCCACAAGCTCTCACTCCCGGCCATTTTTTGATTGGTTCCGCAATGACAAGCTTACCCGAGGTCAATTTCAACGAGACCTCCAGCAATCGGTTGTCCAAATGGCAACACATCCAGAAGGTGAAACACGACTTCTGGATCAGGTGGTCCAAAGAATACATAAACCACCTGAATGTACGCGCAAAATGGACCAAAGGATCCCACGAGATGAACAAGGGAACCATCGTCATCTTGAAGGACGATCACCTTCCACCATCCCATTGGAGTCTCGGACGCATCGTGGAAGTTCATCCGGGCCAAGATGACATCATTCGCGCAGTTACCGTTAAGACAGTAAACGGCTTGTGCAAAC CACCACTGCATCCTGGTCCTTTTGGGAATTTCAGACATGACAAGGTCGATTATCTCATCATGGCGGCGGATACGGTCTGCCTTTGTTATGGTGCAGTGGCCCAGGATGTGCGCGAGCGTCTCGGGGACAGCTCGGCATTTCCGACAGCTCGTATCCATAAGAGGGGTGGCCCGATTCATCACAACCCTGTTCCCTGCGGTGTCTGTTCGGAGCTGCAGAGCTGTTAG
- the LOC143364212 gene encoding uncharacterized protein LOC143364212, whose translation MDSLKSLVNERGAIKAKLTIFRKFVESADVSADVVAFEKRVRANENIYEKFDAVQSRIEAAVVTTPDQEPQLAEREKFEDAYFRAISKAENRLIQARGEAGPSSSIRNSDTPTPSVAHPTSRLPVLKLTTFDGDFSQWIRFRDTFCSLVHDAEGLNDIDRFNYLVSALSGSAARTIESFSISSANYKLAWFRLRERYDDPKGLIAHHINSLLDIEPIRKPSGKALGQLVDTAVNNLSALNKLLKPEKVLEAFVSACVTRKLDNVSCDEWEKRAMESRDIPPFKELSRFLEQRSQHLARKETTRSVGNNVLVERNIISKPRENRQKSYVAASHVASRPKQCLLCDTEHTLQNCPKFLAMSFPERHAAVKRSRACFNCLGLGHGVGSCTRGNCRKCGTKHHTLLHREHVSTEEPNLVSDNAVSSTSHVTQSFVAKSASAPSDYTVLSTAVVFVLDKQGQRHKCRALLDVGSQANFISRAFCERIALPRRSVETMVGGLGRAQNPIKSRTSFEIASSSGNFHANLSCLVIDSITEEMPNIPLSRVKVPIPSGIFPADPEFSQSGRVDLLIGAGLFWDLLCVGQVKTGLGNLVWQKTRLGWVLGGSLQWPRSTPQNSRVRAYHAVTNDQLEKSIARFWEVEEIGNPGPIKNSDPCEDHFQRNTTRDEQGRFVVALPFNDRIVELGESWSQAEKRLLNIERKFRRNPDFGNQYREFLREYIELGHMSRSDVENVSGVGNSYYLPHHAVMKESSTTTKLRVVFDGSAKTSTGISLNDAQLIGRPVQDELFSILIRFREHRIVLSADIAKMYRQVLVRPEDRKYQQILWRFSEDESIRAYSLNTVTYGTASASYLATRALQQVGKDCSQSHPSASEKILKDFYVDDLLTGCETVKEAAELRDSLTRVLAQAGFPLRKWASNDPKVISHDSGDTQRLEFKALDRETKTLGLLWYASNDELGYTGSNTHTLRVTKRQVLSEVAQIFDPLGLIGPITVKAKLFMQELSWLSYPPYASLGECYHLNET comes from the exons ATGGATTCCCTCAAATCATTAGTAAATGAACGCGGAGCCATAAAGGCAAAATTGACAATCTTCCGGAAATTCGTTGAGTCAGCCGACGTGTCCGCGGATGTAGTTGCCTTCGAGAAGCGCGTTCGGGCCAATGAAAACATTTATGAAAAGTTCGATGCGGTGCAATCGCGAATAGAAGCGGCCGTCGTAACTACTCCCGATCAAGAGCCGCAGTTAGCAGAGCGCGAGAAATTCGAAGATGCGTATTTTAGAGCCATTTCAAAGGCAGAAAATCGGTTGATACAAGCTCGCGGTGAAGCAGGTCCTAGTTCCTCCATTAGAAATAGTGATACACCGACACCTTCCGTTGCACACCCCACGTCACGCCTACCGGTTTTGAAATTGACTACTTTCGACGGCGATTTTAGTCAATGGATTCGGTTTCGGGACACATTCTGTTCATTAGTTCACGATGCTGAGGGGTTGAACGACATAGACAGGTTTAACTATTTGGTCTCAGCATTGTCAGGGTCAGCAGCGAGAACGATAGAATCCTTCAGTATTTCCTCCGCGAATTATAAATTAGCGTGGTTTCGATTAAGGGAGCGATACGATGATCCGAAGGGTCTAATCGCGCACCACATAAATTCCCTGCTAGACATAGAACCCATTAGGAAACCAAGTGGCAAGGCACTTGGCCAACTAGTAGACACGGCGGTAAACAATTTGAGCGCTCTCAATAAATTGTTAAAACCGGAGAAGGTATTGGAAGCCTTCGTCAGTGCCTGCGTAACCCGAAAATTAGATAACGTGTCTTGCGATGAGTGGGAGAAACGCGCGATGGAATCGCGCGACATTCCTCCGTTCAAGGAATTATCGCGATTCTTAGAACAGCGATCACAACATCTCGCGCGAAAGGAAACCACCCGCTCAGTAGGCAACAACGTTTTGGTCGAGCGCAACATAATTAGTAAGCCACGCGAGAACAGACAAAAATCCTACGTGGCAGCATCTCATGTCGCTAGCAGACCAAAGCAATGTCTGCTATGTGACACTGAGCACACGCTGCAAAATTGCCCCAAGTTCCTGGCCATGTCTTTTCCGGAAAGGCACGCCGCGGTTAAACGGTCTCGGGCATGTTTCaattgtttaggtttaggaCATGGTGTCGGATCATGTACTCGCGGTAATTGTAGGAAGTGTGGCACAAAGCACCACACCCTGTTGCATAGGGAGCATGTCTCCACCGAGGAACCAAACTTAGTATCAGACAACGCGGTTTCCTCCACTTCCCATGTGACACAATCATTCGTCGCAAAATCGGCTAGCGCGCCTTCGGATTACACGGTGTTGTCGACCGCGGTAGTTTTTGTACTAGACAAACAAGGGCAACGCCATAAATGCCGCGCTTTGTTGGACGTGGGCTCACAAGCCAACTTCATCAGCCGGGCATTTTGTGAGCGCATTGCACTGCCTCGCCGGTCCGTCGAGACAATGGTCGGCGGTTTGGGGCGAGCGCAGAACCCGATCAAGTCGAGAACATCATTTGAAATAGCGTCGAGTTCGGGCAACTTCCATGCTAATCTATCGTGCTTGGTGATAGACAGCATCACCGAAGAGATGCCGAACATCCCTCTGAGCCGTGTCAAGGTGCCGATACCATCGGGAATCTTTCCGGCAGATCCCGAGTTCTCCCAGTCAGGCCGCGTCGATCTATTGATAGGTGCCGGTCTCTTCTGGGATTTATTGTGTGTTGGCCAGGTAAAGACTGGCCTGGGTAATTTAGTGTGGCAAAAGACACGGCTCGGATGGGTTTTAGGCGGTAGTTTGCAGTGGCCAAGGTCAACACCTCAGAACAGTCGAGTTCGTGCTTACCACGCGGTAACAAACGATCAATTAGAAAAATCGATCGCGCGATTTTGGGAGGTGGAGGAAATAGGCAACCCCGGTCCGATCAAAAATAGCGACCCGTGTGAGGATCATTTCCAACGCAATACTACCCGCGATGAACAGGGACGATTTGTAGTCGCTCTCCCATTTAACGATAGAATAGTAGAATTAGGCGAATCGTGGTCGCAAGCGGAGAAACGACTCCTTAATATAGAAAGGAAATTTAGAAGAAATCCCGACTTCGGCAATCAATACAGAGAGTTCCTTCGTGAGTACATCGAACTAGGGCACATGAGCAGATCAGACGTTGAAAATGTAAGTGGAGTCGGAAACAGTTACTATTTGCCACATCATGCTGTGATGAAGGAGAGTAGTACGACTACCAAACTTCGCGTTGTCTTTGATGGTTCTGCGAAAACCTCCACGGGAATCTCCTTGAATGACGCGCAACTCATAGGACGACCGGTACAGGACGAGTTGTTCAGCATATTAATTAGATTTAGAGAGCATAGAATAGTACTTTCGGCagatatcgcaaaaatgtacCGTCAAGTTTTAGTACGACCAGAAGACCGTAAATATCAACAGATTCTTTGGCGTTTTAGTGAGGACGAGAGTATACGTGCATACTCCCTCAATACAGTGACCTACGGCACTGCCTCCGCTTCATATCTAGCCACACGCGCCTTGCAGCAGGTAGGCAAGGACTGCTCGCAATCGCATCCTTCTGCCAGCGAAAAAATCCTGAAGGATTTTTATGTCGATGACCTGCTGACGGGCTGTGAGACCGTCAAGGAAGCCGCCGAACTGCGGGATTCTCTAACGCGGGTTTTAGCGCAAGCTGGCTTTCCGTTGAGGAAGTGGGCGAGCAATGACCCAAAAGTAATCAGTCACGATAGCGGTGATACACAGCGTTTAGAATTTAAGGCGCTTGATAGAGAGACCAAAACGTTGGGCTTATTGTGGTACGCGTCCAACGACGAGCTAGGCTACACGGGTAGCAACACACACACTCTTCGGGTAACGAAACGTCAAGTGCTTTCGGAAGTGGCTCAAATCTTCGACCCGTTGGGACTTATCGGTCCAATAACGGTCAAGGCCAAGCTTTTCATGCAGG AATTGAGCTGGCTGAGCTATCCTCCGTACGCGTCCCTCGGCGAGTGCTATCATCTCAACGAGACATAG